A genome region from Schistocerca nitens isolate TAMUIC-IGC-003100 chromosome 4, iqSchNite1.1, whole genome shotgun sequence includes the following:
- the LOC126253603 gene encoding cuticle protein 16.5-like: MNTLIVLSAILAVAVAKPGYLRAAPAAVAAPAAYAAPAVVAAPVHAGYAAYGPAPVAVRSDGYLLDTPAVAATRAAHLTAVAQTQARDAVINGAALAYAARAYAAPAVAYAAPAPLAYAAPGALAAAAHLHAKAALLG, translated from the exons ATGAACACCCTG ATCGTCCTGAGCGCCATCCTGGCCGTCGCCGTGGCTAAGCCCGGCTACctgcgcgccgcccccgccgcagtCGCTGCCCCCGCCGCGTACGCCGCCCCCGCTGTGGTGGCCGCCCCCGTGCACGCCGGCTACGCCGCCTACGGCCCCGCACCCGTCGCCGTGCGCTCCGACGGCTACCTGCTGGACACCCCTGCCGTCGCCGCCACCAGGGCCGCCCACCTGACCGCCGTCGCCCAGACTCAGGCCCGTGACGCCGTCATCAACGGCGCCGCTCTCGCCTACGCCGCCCGCGCTTACGCCGCCCCCGCTGTGGCGTATGCCGCCCCCGCGCCTCTAGCCTATGCTGCCCCCGGTGCTCTTGCCGCCGCCGCCCACCTCCACGCTAAGGCTGCTCTCCTGGGCTGA